The genomic segment GTCGTGAATGGGGCCGTGCCATCGTTCAGGACGAGGCAGTCAAGCGCCGGGTCGACGAACTCTGGACCGAGCTGGGCATCGATTGATGACTGGTAGTCGTTATTTCAGGTTTTTGAATAGATGAAAGTTACGCTGCAACCTTCCGGCGCGGTACTCGACGTCCAACGTGGCGAGCGAATACTCGACGCTGCCCGGCGCCTGGGCTACGACTGCCCGCAGGCCTGTCGCAACGGTAATTGCCTGATCTGCGCGGCATTGTTGGTGAGCGGCCGGGTGCGCCAGCGTGGAGAAAGCCACGATCATGGCGAAATCTTTACGTGCCTGGCCGAACCGGAAGAAGATTGCGTTCTGCTGTGGGACGGCGTGCTTGCTCCAGGTGAATTGCCGGTACGCACGCTCAGCTGCCAATTAATCAGTTGCGAAGCGGTGGGCGGCGACGTGTTTCGGCTACTGCTTCGCGCACCTGCGGGCAAGCCGCTACGCTATCACGCCGGCCAGTACCTACTGCTGGAGCGAGAAGATGGCGAATTCAGCGCTTTTTCGCTGGCGTCCGCGCCCGCACGCGGGCGTGAACTGGAGTTGCACGTGCTGGCGCGCGAGCCGTCGTCGATTGGACTGCTCGATTTCATCAGGCGCAAGGGCATGGCCAAGATCCAGATGCCGTTCGGTGACACGCATCTGGCCGAGCTACCGGACGGTCCGCTGGTGCTGATCGCGGCGGGAACCGGCATGGCGCAGATGCACAGTTTGATCGAATATTGCCGGGGCGAAGGGTTCGCGCATCCGGTGCATCTGTATTGGGGAGTGCGTCGGCCGGAAGATTTTTATCAGCTTCCACATTGGGAGGAGTGGCGGCGCATGCCGAATCTTTCGCTCCATCAGGTCGTCAGCGACGTCTGCGGCTGGCAGGGGCGTTGCGGCATGCTGCATGAAGCCGTCTGCGAAGATTTCACCGATCTGAAGCCGGTTCACGTCTATGCCAGCGGCTCTCCGGCAATGATCTACGGCACGCTGGACGCGCTGGTTGAAGCGGGAATGGATGCAGCGCAGATGCGTGCCGACGTGTTCGCGTATGCGCCAAGGGAGCCCTAGCGGGCTGCTTGGTTAGTGGAGCCGGTAGACTTTGAGGGCCTTCTCCGTAGGGTCCTCGGCAGGCTTGACGATTGACCGAAAGCCGCCCGCAGCGCCGTTACCGGCGCGCAGTGTTTTTCGAGTGCCGCCCCGGCTTAACGTACCTGCCGTTGCTGTAGCAACAGGTTGTTGTAACCGCTTGCCGCCAGGGTTTTCTGCGCTTGGCCAAGCAGCTCCCGATTGGCGAAGGGGCCGACCAGCACACGGTACCAGTCTTCGTCGCGCACGGTGACATTCTCGACCCGCACATCCTGACCCAGCAGAATGATCTGCGCCCTGACTTTCTCCGCGTCGGGTTTCTTGCGAAACGATCCGGCTTGCAGAAAGAACTGGGTAACCGGCGCCTTGGCGACCATGGGAGGCGGTGGCGGCACTTGACCGCTCAGTGCAGCTTCCGCGCGGGCGGCGTCGATCTTGGCGGCCTCTTCGGGTGTGACCGGTTTTGGCTGCTCCGGCTTCGGCTCTTCTGGCGGCAGGATCACTTCCGACTCAGGCAGTAACGTATAGAAGTCGTATTTCGGCTTCACCGGCTGGCCGCTTGCCTGCGTGGAGCGCTTTGGCGGCTCTTTAGGTTTGGGCGTGTCTTTGGCGCGCTTGATCTCATCTCCGCCGGGCTCGAGGTTCATCAGAAACATGATGAACCCACCAATGACCAGCCCACAGACCAGCCAAATCCAGCCGGGAACAGGCTTCTTGGCGGGCGCTTGGTAGCGGCTCGCTCCGCGTTTCGGCGCGGGTTTCTTCCTGGCTGCCACTTACATTCGCTCCAGCGTTTCGAGGCCAAGCAGTTCCAAGCCCTGCTTGAGCGTCTTGCCGGTCAGCGCGGCGAGGCGCAGGCGGCTTTCTTTCAGGGCCTCGCTCTCTGCGGCGAGTATGGGGCAGTGCTCGTAGAAACTGGAGAACAGCCCGGCCAGGTCGTACAGGTAGCTGCACAGCAGATGCGGAACGCCCTTTTCACCGACGCCGTTCAGCACCTCGGTGAACTGAGCGAGTTTCGCGCCTAATGCCTGTTCCTGTTCGGCGTCCAGTTGTATCTGGCCGCCAAGTCCGCTCATGCCAGTGCCCAATTTGCGGAATACGCTGGCCACACGGGTATAGGCGTAAAGCAGGTAGGGGGCGGTGTTGCCTTCGAAGCTGAGCATTTGCTCGAAATTGAAGCTGTAATCGCTGGTGCGGTGCTTCGACAGATCCGCATATTTCACGGCGCCGATCCCGACGGCGTGAGCGATCTGACGTAATTCTGCTTCATCCAGCTCCGGATTCTTGTCCTGTACCAAGCTGTAGGCGCGCTGCTCGGCTTCGTTGAGCAGGTCGACGAGCTTCACGGTGCCACCGTCGCGGGTCTTGAAGGGGCGGCCGTCGGCACCGTTCATGGTGCCGAAGCCCATGTGCTCGAGTTGCATGTCGTCGTGGACGAAGCCGGCGCGGCGTGCAACCTCGAAAGCCATTTGGAAATGCAGTGCTTGACGCTGGTCGACGAAATACAGCGCACGGTCGGCTTTGAGCTGCTGACTGCGGTAGCGCATGGAGGCCAGGTCGGTGGTCGCGTATAGGTAGCCGCCACCGGCTTTCTGGACGATTACCGGCAAGGGGTTGCCTTCGGCATTCTTGAACTCGTCGAGAAAGACGCACTGGGCGCCGTTGCTTTCGCTCAGCAGGCCATTGGCCTTGAGCGACTCGACAATGTCGCCCAGTTCGGCGTTGTAGGCACTCTCGCCTTTGACGTCGTCCGGCGTCAGCTTGACGTTGAGGCGGTCGTAGACCTTCTGGCAGTGCGACAAAGATATCTCGTTGAAGCGGGTCCACAGGCGCAGGCAGTCGGCATCACCTGCTTGCAGCTTCACCACTAACTCACGGGCCCGATCGGCGAACTCGGCAGAGTCGTCGAAGCGCTGTTTGGCCGCGCGATAGAACTGCTCGAGGTCGGACAGCTCGCTTTCGGCTGCGGCGGGATTTTCCTCCAGGTAGGCCAGCAGCATGCCGAACTGGGTGCCCCAGTCGCCGACATGATTCTGCCGGATCACCTCATCGCCGAGGTATTCCAGCACCCGCGCCACGGCGTCGCCGATGATGGTGGAGCGCAGGTGACCCACGTGCATTTCCTTGGCCAGGTTCGGCGAGGAAAGGTCGACCACGACCCGCTGGGGTGGGCTTGCCTTGCTGACGCCCAGATGCGAATCGTCGAGCGCGGCGTCGAGGCGCTGGGCCAGTGCGGCGCTGTTTTGGAAGAAATTGAGAAAGCCTGGACCCGCGATTTCTACCCTGCTGACGCCAGGGTCCGCCGGCAGTGCTTCGATGAGCTTTTGAGCGAGATCGCGAGGTTTCATCCCGGCAGGCTTGGCCAGCATCATCGCGATGTTGCTGGCGAAATCACCGTGTGTCTTGTCACGAGTGTTCTCCACCTGGATGGTCGGACTCAATCCGTCGGGCAGCACGCCGTCAGCGGTGAGGCGAGTCAGGGCTTGCTGGATCAGGTGGCGAATGCTGTCTTTCATTGTTTGCTCGGTCGGCCCAAAGGCTTTGGTCGAAACTGGGCATTATCGGTGTCCGGGGGGCGAACCTTCAAGGCTTAAGGCGCTTAGTTGCTGGTTACGGGTTGGTTTGCTCCGTTAGAACAGATCGATCGGATCTACATCCAGTGACCAACGTACCGTGCGACTGCCCGGCAGCGCTTCCACCAGGGGCAGCCACGCGCTCATCAGCCTGTGCAAGGGTGCACGGGCGTTGGCCTGAAGCAGCAGCTGCGCACGAAAGCGCCCCGCACGACGCTCCATCGGAGCGGGCACCGGGCCCAGTAATTCGACGCCACCTAAGCCGAGCTGCGTTATTAGCTGTTCGGCCTGGTGGCAGGCCTGGTCGAGAAATTCTTCGGCGTGGCCGGGTTTTGCCGCTTCGGCACGTAGCAGCGCGAGATGACTGAACGGCGGCAAGCCGGCGGCGCGGCGCTCGCTCAACGCCTGGTCGGCGAAAGCGAAGTAGCCTTGTTCGGTCAATTGGACCAACAACGGATGGTCGGCCAGGTGAGTCTGGATGATGACCTTGCCGGGCTCTTCGGCTCGGCCTGCGCGCCCCGCCACCTGTACGATCAATTGGGCCATTCGTTCGCTGGCACGAAAGTCTGCCGAGAACAGGCCGCCGTCCGCATCAAGGATCGCGACCAAAGTAACTCGAGGGAAGTGATGGCCCTTGGCGAGCATCTGGGTGCCCACCAGCACGCAAGGTTCGCCACGGTTGATGACGGTCAGCAATTGCTCCATCGAACCCTTGCGTGAGGTGCTGTCGCGGTCGATGCGCAGCACCGGATATTCCGGGAAGATGATGCCCAGCCGCTCTTCCGCGCGCTCGGTACCGGCGCCTACCGGGCGCAGGTCGAGCTTGCTGCACTCCGGACAACTGCGCGGCGGGCGCTCGGCATGACCGCAATGGTGGCAGCGCAGCTCGTTGTGGCGCTGATGGAGGGTCATCCGGGCGTCGCAACGCGGGCACTGGCTGAGCCAGCCGCAATCATGGCAGAGCAGCGAAGGGGCGAAGCCGCGGCGGTTCAGAAAGACCAACACCTGCTGCCCGGCTGCCAGCGTCTGTGCCATGGCTTGCTGCAGTGGGCCGGAGATCCCCGAATCCAGCGGACGGCTTTTCACATCCAGGCGCAGGAACCGGGGCGCCTGGGCACCACCAGCACGCTGGGTCAGCTTCAACAGCGCGTAGCGGCCAATGTGCGCATTGTGCAGACTTTCCAGCGACGGCGTCGCCGATCCCAGCAAGATCGGCAGGCTCTCCTGACGTGCCCTGACCACCGCCAGGTCGCGGGCGTGATAGCGCAGGCCTTCCTGCTGTTTATAAGAGGCGTCGTGCTCCTCGTCGAGAATGATAAGCCCTGGGTTTTTCATCGGGGTGAACAGCGCCGACCGGGTGCCGATGATGATGTCCGCCTCGCCATCGCGGGCTGCCAGCCAGGCGTCCAGGCGTTCGCGATCGTTGACATTGGAGTGCAGCAGGGCGATACGGGCATTGAAGCGCTTTTCGAAGCGCGCCAGGGTTTGCGGGCCGAGGTTGATTTCTGGAATCAACACCAGCGCCTGCTTACCGGATTCGAGTACTTGGTGGATCAGCTGTAGGTAGACTTCGGTCTTGCCGCTGCCGGTAACGCCGGCCAGGAGGAATGTCTGGAAACCGCCCAGGCCGGTACGAATGGCTTCGAACGCGGCGCGTTGTTCTTGATTCAACGGAAGTTCCGGTTGCAGCAGCCAGCTACCTTGGTGTCGTCGAGCCTGATGGCTGCGCCGGGTCTCGACGCGCAGCAATCCCTTCTGCAGCAACAGATCGAGGCTGTCCTTGCTCAATTGCAGTTGGGTCAATAACGAGTGCGCCACCCCGTGTGGATGTTGGCCGATGGTCTTAAGCGCATTGCGCTGACGTGGCGCCCGAGAGAGGCGCGGATCCTCCGGACGCGCTCCATTGGCAACATGCCAGTAACGTTCCTGCCTGGCCTCGGCGGGCTCGCCCTGACGCAGTAGGACCGGCAGCGCCCAACTGAGCGTGTCGCCTAAACTGTGCTGGTAGTACTGAGCGGTCCACAGGCAAAGCTTGAACAGCGACGACGGTAGGGAAGGGCGCGCATCCAGCAGCTCCAGCGCTGGTTTGAGCTTCGCCTCGGGAACCTCGCTGTGGTTGACGACTTCCGCCAGAATTCCGACGATCTCGCGCCGACCGAAGGGTACCCGCAACCGCATGCCTGGCTGCAGCGACGCATGTGGGATGCCGGCGGGCGGCAGATAATCGAAGAGCCTGCGCAGTGGCGAGGGCAGCGCGAGGCGAAGTATGGGCTGGAGCACACGGAAGTCCTTGGCGGCGAATGCCGATGTTAAACGATCCAGCGCGGCTGCAGGCCTGGATGCGCTCAAGGATCCGGCTCATCTACGATCAGGTTGTCGTGCGAGCGGGCCTTTCGCCAGCCGATCAGCTGCCCTTGCATCACTACCGCTCTCTGGTATCATTCGCGCCCTTCCGTGCGGTACTCGACATAGGGTCGGGTGGCGGCACAAGTCCTAGAGGATTTTTCCATGAAAGCCGATATCCATCCTAATTACGTTGAAATCGAAGCCACTTGCAGCTGCGGCAATGTCATCAAGACGCGCTCCACACTGGCTAAGAACCTGAGCATCGACGTTTGCTCCGAGTGCCATCCGTTCTACACCGGCAAGCAGAAAGTGCTGGATACCGGCGGCCGTATCGACCGCTTCAAGCAGCGTTTCGGTGTGTTCGGCGCTAAGTAAGCTATCGCCGCAGCGGGAATCCATGAGGTTTTCCGAGCATCTGAAAAAGGCGTCCCTGGTGGGCGCCTTTTTTGTTTTCGTCGTTTCCAGCCTGCAGGCGCAGGCGCTTTGTCCCGCCAGCGGACCGCTATCGTTGGTGAAGGTGGCGACGGTCATTGATGGCGACACTCTGCGCCTGACCGACGGGCGCCGCGTGCGGCTCATTGGCCTGAACGCGCCTGAGGTAGGCCGTAAGGGGCGCAGTGCCGAGCCTTTCGCGGAGGCGGCCAAGCGGCGGTTGCAGGCGGTGGTGAAGGCCAGCGGCGGACGCATAAGTTTGCGCCTCGGGGAGGCATCCAAGGACCATTATGGCCGGATCTTGGCTCATGCTTTCGATGAACATGGCGAGAATCTGGAAGCTGTCCTGCTTGCCGATGGGCTGGGATTTTTTGTCGCTATCGCGCCAAACACCTTGTTGGTCGATTGCCATCGGGCGGTGGAGCAGCAGGCACGGCTCGCCGGCAAGGGTGTCTGGCATGAGTCACCGATCATCTCGACTGAACGCGTGCGCCGAGGCGGTTTTGCGCTGGTCAGGGCGCGTGTCGATCGGCTGGTGACCAATCGGGGTGGTGTCTGGTTAGAGCTGGATGGCTCGCTGGTGCTGCAGGTTCCGCATGAGGTCGTTGCGGCATTCGCCGATTCGCTGGCAGAGCTGCCGGGAAAGCAGGTCGAGGCGAGAGGTTGGGTAATCGATCGCAAAGGTCGAGTGGACGTGTCGCGTCAGGCTCGCTGGATGTTGAAAATAAGCCATCCGTCGATGCTTGTTCCGCTGCCGTGACTTGCCTCTCGTCCGTCAGGGCTGAGGAAATTAATCTCGTCTGTCAACTGAAAGTCGTAGAGCCAGCACTTGACAGTCAGCTTTCCCTTGGCTTGTGACGGCGCTCGCTCTTGGCGTATGCTCGGCCTCCTGTCTGTCCCCCAGTAAAAATAAGCGGAATGCCTCATGACTGACCTGAAAACTGCCGCTCTCGACTACCATTCCCAGCCTCGTCCGGGAAAGCTGAGTGTCGAGCTGACCAAGCCCACCTCCACCGCTCGTGATTTATCGCTGGCGTACAGCCCTGGCGTAGCGGAGCCGGTTCGAGAAATCGCTCGTGATCCGGAGCTGGCTTACCGATACACCGGTAAAGGCAATCTGGTCGCGGTGATCTCCGATGGCACCGCGATTCTTGGCCTGGGCAATCTGGGGCCGCTGGCATCCAAGCCGGTCATGGAAGGCAAGGGAGTTCTGTTCAAGCGATTTGCCGGCGTTGACGTGTTCGACATCGAAGTCGATGCGGAAAGTCCTCAGGCCTTCATCGATACGGTCAAGCGTATTTCCATCACTTTCGGTGGAATCAACCTGGAAGACATCAAGGCACCTGAGTGCTTCGAGATCGAGCGGGCGCTGATCGAGCAATGCGATATTCCGGTATTCCACGACGACCAGCATGGCACCGCTATCGTCACGGCGGCGGGCATGATCAATGCGCTGGAAATCGCTGGCAAGACGCTGGAGCAGGCTAAAATCGTCTGTCTCGGCGCTGGTGCTGCGGCGACCTCCTGCATGAAATTGCTGGTCAGCATGGGGGCGAAGGTCGAGAATATTTTCATGATCGACCGCAAGGGTGTCGTCCACGCTGGCCGCGACGATCTGAATCAGTACAAGGCAGTGTTTGCTCACGAGACAGACAAGCGCACCCTGGATGACGCGCTCGATGGCGCTGATGTCTTTGTAGGCCTGTCCGGCCCCAATCTGCTGAGCGCCGAAGGCCTCAAGCTGATGGCGGCAAACCCGGTAGTGTTCGCGTGCTCGAACCCCGATCCGGAGATCAGTCCAGAGCTCGCTCACGCGACCCGCTCCGATGTAATCATGGCCACTGGCCGCTCGGATTATCCGAACCAAGTCAATAATGTGCTGGGTTTCCCCTTCATTTTCCGCGGGGCGCTGGATGTTCGTGCGTCGCGCATCAATGAAGAAATGAAAATCGCGGCGGCAGAGGCTCTGCGTGAGCTGGCCAAGCTGCCGGTTCCTGCTGAGGTGGCAGCCGCTTATGGCGTTGACCAGCTTCAGTTTGGGCGTGAGTACATCATTCCGAAACCAATGGATCCTCGCTTGATTACACTCGTCTCGGATGCGGTGGCTAAAGCGGCGATCGAAAGCGGGGTCGCGACACTACCGTATCCGTCGAACTACCCGCTCAAATCGGTCGATGATGTATTCAATGGCTGATTAAGGCTCATTGGTCCTGCTTCGGCTGGCCTAGTGATCTCAAACAAAACCCAGCTTCGGCTGGGTTTTTGTTTGGATGCTGACGGGGTAGCTGGGCCGTGCAAGAAGGGGACTTTCCCTAGTCTCAAGATCCTCTGCGACCGCAGCCAGATGGCGATCGCAGAATCACTCATAGCTTAAAACAGGTCGATTGGTGCTGCTTCGGAAGCCGGTAGCGGGCTATCGGGCAACATGGACCCTGGAGTCGTCTCGTCATTCATGTCTGGCGGTGAGTCTTCGCTTCGAAAGATTTCAAAATAGGCATCGGGTGTGCCGGGGGCCGCCGCGCGGCCGCTTTTGGGATCGATTCGTAGCGTCAGAATGCCTTCGGGTTCGGCGGGTGCATGCTCGGGAGCGCCTTCCAGCACTGCGCTCATGTATTTCATCCAGATAGGCAGCGCCACCGTTCCTCCATATTCTCGGCGGCCTAGGCTCTGAGGCTGATCGAAGCCAGTCCAGACAGTTGTCACGATGTCGGCGTTGTAGCCAGAGAACCAGCTGTCCTTGGACTCGTTTGTCGTACCGGTCTTGCCTGCAAGATCACCACGGCCCATCGCCAATGCCCTTCTGCCCGTACCGCGTTTGATGACGTCCTGCAGCATGCTGGTCATGATGTAGGCGGTGCGCTCGTCGATGATTTGCTCGGCATAGGCGGGCTGCTGGCTGGTCAGCTGCTGCGAATCACTTGTCAACGGTGCCTCGTGCTGTGCGTAGGTGATAGCCGCTTCGCCCTTCGCTGCTTTGGCGGCGCTGTGCTCCGGTACGCGCACCGGATTTGCCTCGAAAATGATCTTTCCGTCTCGGTCCTCGATGCGCTCGATCAGATAGGGCTCAATCTTGTAGCCCCCATTCGAAAATGCCGTCCAGCCGGTAGCGATTTCCATTGGCGTCAGGGTCGCCGTGCCAAGCGCCAGCGACAGGTTGGCAGGCAGATCTTCGGTCTTGAATCCAAAGCGCTTGATATAGTCGATGGTGTACGGAAGGCCAAGGGTCTGCAGCAGGCGAATCGAGACAAGGTTGCGTGACTTGTAAAGGGCCTCGCGTAGCCGGATCGGGCCGAGGAAGGTGTTGTTGTCATTCTTGGGGCGCCAAACGCGATCCAGGCCTTCCTCGACGAAGACGATAGGGGAGTCGTTGACCAGAGTCGCAGGGGTGAATCCGGCATCCAATGCGGCGCTATAGATAAAAGGCTTGAAGCTTGAGCCGGGCTGACGCTTGGCCTGGATAGCGCGGTTGTAGTTACTTTGCCCAAAGGAAAAACCACCGGTCAACGCTTCGATGGAGCCGTCAAGCGGATCAAGGGATACCAGTGCGCCTTGAGCCTGAGGTATCTGGCTGAACAGCACTTCGTCATCCCGGATCTGAACGCGGATGACATCTCCTAGCTTGACGACTTCCGATGGTGTCCTGGGTTGGGGGCCCAGGCTGTTGGTATTAATAAACGGACGGGCCCATTTCATGCTTTCCCAGCTGATGTTGCGCTCGCTGCCGTCACGAAGGAGGACCTTGATCGAGTCTTTGGAGACGGCACTTACGGCAGCAGCGAGCACCCCGGCCTGGCTGCGGTAGTTGCTCAATTCCTTCAGCCAGCTCTCCCGGTCGGTGCCGGGCAGCCGAGCTTCCGGGCCGCGATAGCCGTGACGCTGGTCGTACTCGATCAATCCCTGGACAAGCGCCTGGTTG from the Stutzerimonas stutzeri genome contains:
- a CDS encoding malic enzyme-like NAD(P)-binding protein yields the protein MTDLKTAALDYHSQPRPGKLSVELTKPTSTARDLSLAYSPGVAEPVREIARDPELAYRYTGKGNLVAVISDGTAILGLGNLGPLASKPVMEGKGVLFKRFAGVDVFDIEVDAESPQAFIDTVKRISITFGGINLEDIKAPECFEIERALIEQCDIPVFHDDQHGTAIVTAAGMINALEIAGKTLEQAKIVCLGAGAAATSCMKLLVSMGAKVENIFMIDRKGVVHAGRDDLNQYKAVFAHETDKRTLDDALDGADVFVGLSGPNLLSAEGLKLMAANPVVFACSNPDPEISPELAHATRSDVIMATGRSDYPNQVNNVLGFPFIFRGALDVRASRINEEMKIAAAEALRELAKLPVPAEVAAAYGVDQLQFGREYIIPKPMDPRLITLVSDAVAKAAIESGVATLPYPSNYPLKSVDDVFNG
- the rpmE gene encoding 50S ribosomal protein L31 — translated: MKADIHPNYVEIEATCSCGNVIKTRSTLAKNLSIDVCSECHPFYTGKQKVLDTGGRIDRFKQRFGVFGAK
- a CDS encoding CDP-6-deoxy-delta-3,4-glucoseen reductase; the protein is MKVTLQPSGAVLDVQRGERILDAARRLGYDCPQACRNGNCLICAALLVSGRVRQRGESHDHGEIFTCLAEPEEDCVLLWDGVLAPGELPVRTLSCQLISCEAVGGDVFRLLLRAPAGKPLRYHAGQYLLLEREDGEFSAFSLASAPARGRELELHVLAREPSSIGLLDFIRRKGMAKIQMPFGDTHLAELPDGPLVLIAAGTGMAQMHSLIEYCRGEGFAHPVHLYWGVRRPEDFYQLPHWEEWRRMPNLSLHQVVSDVCGWQGRCGMLHEAVCEDFTDLKPVHVYASGSPAMIYGTLDALVEAGMDAAQMRADVFAYAPREP
- a CDS encoding penicillin-binding protein 1A, which translates into the protein MRFLKFFLWSCLAVFCGLLLSLSGAFLYLSPNLPSVDSLRSIQLQIPLRVYSDDDKLIAEYGEMRRSPIGFDEIPKDFIAALLAAEDDNFANHYGVDVSSLMRAATQLLKTGHIQTGGSTITMQVAKNYFLTSERSFSRKINEILLALQIEREMRKDEILELYVNKIYLGNRAYGIEAASQVYYGKSIGELSLAQMAMIAGLPKAPSAFNPLANPERAKERRDWILGRMYRLGKIDETRYQQALTEVVDASYHGSSPELDAPYIAEMARAELVGRFGSAAYTDGFRVYTTATSERQLAANQALVQGLIEYDQRHGYRGPEARLPGTDRESWLKELSNYRSQAGVLAAAVSAVSKDSIKVLLRDGSERNISWESMKWARPFINTNSLGPQPRTPSEVVKLGDVIRVQIRDDEVLFSQIPQAQGALVSLDPLDGSIEALTGGFSFGQSNYNRAIQAKRQPGSSFKPFIYSAALDAGFTPATLVNDSPIVFVEEGLDRVWRPKNDNNTFLGPIRLREALYKSRNLVSIRLLQTLGLPYTIDYIKRFGFKTEDLPANLSLALGTATLTPMEIATGWTAFSNGGYKIEPYLIERIEDRDGKIIFEANPVRVPEHSAAKAAKGEAAITYAQHEAPLTSDSQQLTSQQPAYAEQIIDERTAYIMTSMLQDVIKRGTGRRALAMGRGDLAGKTGTTNESKDSWFSGYNADIVTTVWTGFDQPQSLGRREYGGTVALPIWMKYMSAVLEGAPEHAPAEPEGILTLRIDPKSGRAAAPGTPDAYFEIFRSEDSPPDMNDETTPGSMLPDSPLPASEAAPIDLF
- a CDS encoding SPOR domain-containing protein, whose protein sequence is MAARKKPAPKRGASRYQAPAKKPVPGWIWLVCGLVIGGFIMFLMNLEPGGDEIKRAKDTPKPKEPPKRSTQASGQPVKPKYDFYTLLPESEVILPPEEPKPEQPKPVTPEEAAKIDAARAEAALSGQVPPPPPMVAKAPVTQFFLQAGSFRKKPDAEKVRAQIILLGQDVRVENVTVRDEDWYRVLVGPFANRELLGQAQKTLAASGYNNLLLQQRQVR
- a CDS encoding thermonuclease family protein; amino-acid sequence: MRFSEHLKKASLVGAFFVFVVSSLQAQALCPASGPLSLVKVATVIDGDTLRLTDGRRVRLIGLNAPEVGRKGRSAEPFAEAAKRRLQAVVKASGGRISLRLGEASKDHYGRILAHAFDEHGENLEAVLLADGLGFFVAIAPNTLLVDCHRAVEQQARLAGKGVWHESPIISTERVRRGGFALVRARVDRLVTNRGGVWLELDGSLVLQVPHEVVAAFADSLAELPGKQVEARGWVIDRKGRVDVSRQARWMLKISHPSMLVPLP
- a CDS encoding primosomal protein N' — its product is MLQPILRLALPSPLRRLFDYLPPAGIPHASLQPGMRLRVPFGRREIVGILAEVVNHSEVPEAKLKPALELLDARPSLPSSLFKLCLWTAQYYQHSLGDTLSWALPVLLRQGEPAEARQERYWHVANGARPEDPRLSRAPRQRNALKTIGQHPHGVAHSLLTQLQLSKDSLDLLLQKGLLRVETRRSHQARRHQGSWLLQPELPLNQEQRAAFEAIRTGLGGFQTFLLAGVTGSGKTEVYLQLIHQVLESGKQALVLIPEINLGPQTLARFEKRFNARIALLHSNVNDRERLDAWLAARDGEADIIIGTRSALFTPMKNPGLIILDEEHDASYKQQEGLRYHARDLAVVRARQESLPILLGSATPSLESLHNAHIGRYALLKLTQRAGGAQAPRFLRLDVKSRPLDSGISGPLQQAMAQTLAAGQQVLVFLNRRGFAPSLLCHDCGWLSQCPRCDARMTLHQRHNELRCHHCGHAERPPRSCPECSKLDLRPVGAGTERAEERLGIIFPEYPVLRIDRDSTSRKGSMEQLLTVINRGEPCVLVGTQMLAKGHHFPRVTLVAILDADGGLFSADFRASERMAQLIVQVAGRAGRAEEPGKVIIQTHLADHPLLVQLTEQGYFAFADQALSERRAAGLPPFSHLALLRAEAAKPGHAEEFLDQACHQAEQLITQLGLGGVELLGPVPAPMERRAGRFRAQLLLQANARAPLHRLMSAWLPLVEALPGSRTVRWSLDVDPIDLF
- the argS gene encoding arginine--tRNA ligase, with protein sequence MKDSIRHLIQQALTRLTADGVLPDGLSPTIQVENTRDKTHGDFASNIAMMLAKPAGMKPRDLAQKLIEALPADPGVSRVEIAGPGFLNFFQNSAALAQRLDAALDDSHLGVSKASPPQRVVVDLSSPNLAKEMHVGHLRSTIIGDAVARVLEYLGDEVIRQNHVGDWGTQFGMLLAYLEENPAAAESELSDLEQFYRAAKQRFDDSAEFADRARELVVKLQAGDADCLRLWTRFNEISLSHCQKVYDRLNVKLTPDDVKGESAYNAELGDIVESLKANGLLSESNGAQCVFLDEFKNAEGNPLPVIVQKAGGGYLYATTDLASMRYRSQQLKADRALYFVDQRQALHFQMAFEVARRAGFVHDDMQLEHMGFGTMNGADGRPFKTRDGGTVKLVDLLNEAEQRAYSLVQDKNPELDEAELRQIAHAVGIGAVKYADLSKHRTSDYSFNFEQMLSFEGNTAPYLLYAYTRVASVFRKLGTGMSGLGGQIQLDAEQEQALGAKLAQFTEVLNGVGEKGVPHLLCSYLYDLAGLFSSFYEHCPILAAESEALKESRLRLAALTGKTLKQGLELLGLETLERM